In the Paenibacillus sp. FSL R7-0337 genome, GGTAGCCCATTTCTCTACCGGTACGGATAATGTCGCGGAAGTTACTGCGGTTGCCGCGGAACTGCTGAAGCCGGTCACTGGTGGTGAGAATGGCGATTACAGGCTTGCTGGGATCGGGTATCCGGCTATTCACAAGTCATCCCTCCTGCGGAATTTGCTGAGATACAGACAATGCTCCAGGATGTGCTCAATGGAAGCTTTGCCCTCAGCGCGCAGGGAGGGGTGGCGGAAGATAGAGCGTCCCGGTTTGGCATTAGCCTCGAACATCCAGATATCCTCATCCTGATCAATACCGAGGTCGAATCCGATCTCGCCGAGCAGATGGCGGTGCTGGATCTCCAGAGATTCTGCGAGCTTGACGGCAGTGGTTTTGGCGCGCTGGAGTACTTCATCCGATCTGGCCCCGAACACACGGCCGAGGGCCTGCTGCGGGGTCAGTAGCGCTCCGCCGTTCTTCAGATGGGTGGTGACACTGCCCCGTCCGGCTTTTTTGGCCCCGATGCCGACGACGACCCATTGATTGCTGCCGTTCTTGTGCATATGGAAGCGGAAATCAATTGGGCAGTTGTCAATCTCAATGAGACGGATACCTTGCTGGACCACATAGTTCTGCATGCTCTGTCCATGGCGGCCCCGCAGCATCCGCATCAGGCTGTCGAAGCTGGTGAAGCGCAGCAGCACGTTCTTGCCGCTCTTGCGGTACCGGGCGAAATACCCTTTTTTCGGCAGGTAGGTCAGCCGGTAGATGCCGTGTCCCAGGCTGCCGGCCGAGGGTTTATAGTAGACGAAGTGGTGACGGTCCAGCATATCCCGCATTTGTTCGGAGCTTGGATTACTGTGCGTTTCAGGCACGAAGCGGTTCGCTGCCCCGTCATTCTCCAGCAGCTTGTAGATATCCGATTTGTTGAAGAAGCTCCAGTTGAAATAAGGAATCTTCTTGCGTCCAAAGCGCTCGCGCAGCTGGTTGATGTAAGGGGAGGTCTCGGCTCTGCGGCTGGGCAGGCGGTTATAGACTACATCCGGCAGGGGCACCAGCTTGCGCTCGAAGCGGCCGCTTGCCGTCAGGAAATATCCGTTGACCTGCTCCTGCTGCCAGTCGATATCCCGAGGCATGAAGGCGAAGATGTAGCATTTGTTGCTGCCTTCGCGCAGCAGCTGCTTGATGAAGCCGGTGCGGGAGCCGAAGGGCTGCCCAGCAGAAGCGGGTCCATCTGAGAGCACGCCGACCAGCGGTCCGAGCTGCACCTCGTCATTCTGCAGATTGCGCAGGTAGATGCCACCGGACTTCGGGACCTTGATGGCGCTTTTGACGCCTGAGGCCAGGAAGAGATGCTTGCCGGCACGCTTGATCGGCTTGATCATGGCGGGGATGGCATCTTTTCCGAGGCGCAGGCGGATATTTTTCTTGCCGGATAATTTCAGGCTTCTCATCAGTTCACCCGAGACATATACTACTCGATCAGGCTGCTTGGTGAAATGTACATTGCAAAAAGTGAGACCCATTTATGAATCCTCCTTTGGAACCATAGATATCATTCTCCCGTGTGAACGAAGCTGCCCGTGAGACAGCTTGTGGTGGCTGCTTGATGTAAGCAGCAGATGGCGCGCATAGCGCAGCGGGTTCTCGGCAGCGAGTCTAGCAGCCCGGCGGTCGCCCGTCAGCCGGAACACCGTGCGCCCTGGTTTGGAATTAGCCTCCAGCAGATAGATTCTTCCTCCGGCATCGATGCCAAAATCAAGGCCCAGCTCCCCGAGTCTGCCGCAGGATTCTTCCAGCAGCGGAGGCAGGAGTGCAGATGCCTGAGTCAGCTCCTCCAGCAGCTCGCGACCTGCCCCGCCATATTCATCCAGCAGGAAAGGGAGGGCGGGAACGGCCGTGCCTCCGCCATGCAGATTGGAGGTCAGTGATCCCCGGGTGCCGAGCCGGACGGCCATGCCGGTCAGGGTCCAGGCACCAGTGCCATTCTTCTGCATCAGCACACGTACATCGAACGGCTGTCCTCCGCTGCCGGTGAGATGCAGGTAAGGCTGTATGATGTAGCGGTGCTGGCCGATGAAGCGGCCGATCCAGTCCAGACCTTCGTCCAGCGTACCGAAAACATATTGAAAAGGTTCGTTATTCCTGTCTCTGCCCCGCACTTTCACTCCGCCGCCTTCGCGTCTGCCGAGCAGTACAGCGTGTATGGTGCGTTTGCCGTGGGAGCCGGTTCTGGGCTTCAGAAAAACGCCGTATTCCCTTCCGGCGAGCATATTTCCAAGCGCTTCGCGGCTGCTGTAGTTCTCTGTCTCCGGCAGCAGGGCAGCGGCGGCGGGGCTGCGCCGCAGTATCTCGTAGACTCCCCATTTATCAGGAAGTCCGCGTGACCAGGGCAGACAGCGGGTCAATACAGACAGAGCCGCCGCTGCAGTTCTTTTCTCCTCCGGTGACCGGTAAAAGCAGCGGTTATAGAGAATGTCGGGCGGCGGAGCCTGCACAGGCTCCCATTGTCCGTTCTGCCATTGATATCCGCTGACATAGGAGCCGTCCGCCGCTACCCCCTCCGGATGAAAGATCAGGACCTTCAGATCATACAGCGGGGCCGCCCGGCAGAGCTGACTGCAGAACTCCGGCTCTGCGATGGGAGGAATCCCGTGGCGACGGCCTGTCATAATGCCAAGGAACCCCATTGCTGTTGTGGTCATGATGTCCTCCTTATAACCCGGCCAGATAGCGGCAGTATAGAATCATTTGTTTGACTGAGGGTCTGATTTTCTGGTCATTCAGCGGTGTATTGTCGTTCTTGGACGGCTTGGAGTTGACCTCCAGCAGCCAGATTCGGCCGGACTGGTCAAGCGCGAGGTCGATGCCGAGCTCCCCGAAATGGGCGGGAATATAAGTCTCAACCCCTCTTGCAATGGCCAGCGCCGCTCTGGGCAGCTGAACCTGGGTGCTTTCTTTGACACCAGCGGGAAGACTGCTTTTGCCGACAGCCTCCTTGACTGTACTGAGCGTGCCGCCGCGGGCAAGATTGGAGACGAAATGATTACTTCCGGCGGTCCGGGCCACAATGGAGGTGACGCTCCATTTGCCGGTGCCGTTCTTCTGCACCAGGGCCCGGAAATCGACCGGCCGCCGTCCCAGCTCCATCAGGGAGAGACCTTGCTGGATCTGGAAGCGGGTGGTTTTCATCTTGGGGGCAATGGACCCAAAAAGCTTCGCCAGACTGGTATAGCTCTGCTTACGTGTGCCCATCGCAGTGGTGGACAGCAGCCGGTAACCGCCGCCTTCCTCCTTGGAAATGCGCAGAATGCCTTTGCCCAGGCTGCCGCGTACCGGCTTCAGGAACACGCTGGGGTAGCTGCTGCACATCCTTTTCAATATGGCGAAGCCGTTCAGGGCATGCGATTCAGGTAAATACCGCTGCAGGGCGGGGTCCTGGGCCAGTGCCTCGAATACCTCTGTCTTGTCTAGGAACTTTTCGTTGAAGAAGTGGGTTCCATAGCGGGATTTTACATCTGCCAAAAAATGCTGTACGCTAGGTTTATTCTCTACCTTTCGCGTGGTCAGCCGATTGTTGATCACATCGGCAACAGGAAGACTCAGCTTCCGCCAGCCCTCATCGTAGACCCAGCCCTGGATGGTAGTGGTGCGTGATTCCAGCGCTTCCGGGGTGAAGAAATAGACATAGGTGCCTTGTGCATGGCAGGCATGAGTCAGCTCCCGGCAGAACATGGTGATCTGGCCGAAGACCCGCTCCGGCTGTTCGGGATGGTCCCGGCTCACCAGGACGCCAATCATCGGTCCCAGACGCAGAATGCGGCTGCCGGTGCTGTAGGAAGCG is a window encoding:
- a CDS encoding YheC/YheD family protein gives rise to the protein MTTTAMGFLGIMTGRRHGIPPIAEPEFCSQLCRAAPLYDLKVLIFHPEGVAADGSYVSGYQWQNGQWEPVQAPPPDILYNRCFYRSPEEKRTAAAALSVLTRCLPWSRGLPDKWGVYEILRRSPAAAALLPETENYSSREALGNMLAGREYGVFLKPRTGSHGKRTIHAVLLGRREGGGVKVRGRDRNNEPFQYVFGTLDEGLDWIGRFIGQHRYIIQPYLHLTGSGGQPFDVRVLMQKNGTGAWTLTGMAVRLGTRGSLTSNLHGGGTAVPALPFLLDEYGGAGRELLEELTQASALLPPLLEESCGRLGELGLDFGIDAGGRIYLLEANSKPGRTVFRLTGDRRAARLAAENPLRYARHLLLTSSSHHKLSHGQLRSHGRMISMVPKEDS
- a CDS encoding YheC/YheD family protein, yielding MSKLKIPVQTVHSGILQENAVMLGDKSMKRLKIPAHGTIQLNFGSFRQEVTVIPVPKSDSLRVSEALGRRLGLRQRLTLNASYSTGSRILRLGPMIGVLVSRDHPEQPERVFGQITMFCRELTHACHAQGTYVYFFTPEALESRTTTIQGWVYDEGWRKLSLPVADVINNRLTTRKVENKPSVQHFLADVKSRYGTHFFNEKFLDKTEVFEALAQDPALQRYLPESHALNGFAILKRMCSSYPSVFLKPVRGSLGKGILRISKEEGGGYRLLSTTAMGTRKQSYTSLAKLFGSIAPKMKTTRFQIQQGLSLMELGRRPVDFRALVQKNGTGKWSVTSIVARTAGSNHFVSNLARGGTLSTVKEAVGKSSLPAGVKESTQVQLPRAALAIARGVETYIPAHFGELGIDLALDQSGRIWLLEVNSKPSKNDNTPLNDQKIRPSVKQMILYCRYLAGL
- a CDS encoding YheC/YheD family protein; the protein is MGLTFCNVHFTKQPDRVVYVSGELMRSLKLSGKKNIRLRLGKDAIPAMIKPIKRAGKHLFLASGVKSAIKVPKSGGIYLRNLQNDEVQLGPLVGVLSDGPASAGQPFGSRTGFIKQLLREGSNKCYIFAFMPRDIDWQQEQVNGYFLTASGRFERKLVPLPDVVYNRLPSRRAETSPYINQLRERFGRKKIPYFNWSFFNKSDIYKLLENDGAANRFVPETHSNPSSEQMRDMLDRHHFVYYKPSAGSLGHGIYRLTYLPKKGYFARYRKSGKNVLLRFTSFDSLMRMLRGRHGQSMQNYVVQQGIRLIEIDNCPIDFRFHMHKNGSNQWVVVGIGAKKAGRGSVTTHLKNGGALLTPQQALGRVFGARSDEVLQRAKTTAVKLAESLEIQHRHLLGEIGFDLGIDQDEDIWMFEANAKPGRSIFRHPSLRAEGKASIEHILEHCLYLSKFRRRDDL